In Paenibacillus sonchi, a single genomic region encodes these proteins:
- a CDS encoding ComEC/Rec2 family competence protein yields the protein MLLPLLKQRGIHRLDAIILTHGDQDHAGGLQAVLEGMPVSALLFNGTLAKGDSYSKLMNTALAAGVRLYPVKQGQALAPDDKTELMFLWPDPHKAGEAKLLEVGDQNHKSVAFRLEMNGRSFLFTGDMDKAAEDAILLDGKKAGAIQGGPIDVLKVAHHGSKTATGADWLEFWNPGAAVISAGVNNLYGHPNGDVLRRLADSSTAVYRTDLQGEIQMEVRLEGIAVRHKLEPGKRAAE from the coding sequence ATCCTGCTGCCGCTGCTGAAGCAGCGGGGCATTCACCGCCTGGACGCCATCATCCTGACCCATGGCGACCAGGACCATGCCGGGGGACTCCAGGCAGTATTGGAGGGAATGCCTGTTTCGGCGCTGCTGTTCAATGGAACGCTCGCCAAGGGGGATTCCTACAGCAAGCTGATGAACACAGCGCTCGCCGCAGGTGTCCGGCTGTATCCGGTGAAGCAGGGACAGGCGCTTGCTCCGGATGATAAGACGGAGCTGATGTTCCTGTGGCCGGACCCGCACAAGGCAGGGGAGGCTAAGCTCCTGGAGGTGGGGGACCAGAATCACAAGTCGGTGGCCTTCCGGCTGGAGATGAACGGGCGGAGCTTTCTTTTTACAGGGGATATGGACAAGGCGGCAGAGGATGCGATCCTGCTGGACGGGAAGAAGGCCGGAGCTATACAAGGTGGTCCGATTGATGTACTGAAAGTGGCCCATCACGGCAGCAAAACCGCAACAGGTGCAGACTGGCTGGAATTCTGGAACCCCGGCGCAGCCGTAATTTCGGCAGGCGTTAACAATCTGTATGGGCATCCCAATGGCGATGTGCTTAGGCGCCTGGCTGACAGCAGCACTGCTGTATACCGGACCGATCTGCAGGGGGAGATCCAGATGGAGGTCCGGCTGGAGGGGATCGCGGTGCGTCATAAGCTGGAGCCGGGAAAAAGAGCCGCAGAATGA
- a CDS encoding ComEC/Rec2 family competence protein, which yields MKKRPLLSFTVCWVIGSAAGCLFSGYKLLIYSAGCLLLLAICAVSGRSGWKISVMLGLSLVAATLYWEWNEGRNVSLLPLAFGQSTAELNESYVTAEGQIVSPVERDGDRVDFTVKLSRMGLDRKKVEGELIAVQITLQAESEIAVAAGWKRGDRVAVQGELKQPGEARNFGGFDYRAYLLTQRIHWLLKGEGTASVQAVPPDSWGLSSILRWNDDVRAALGAGMDRLFHEPHAGYMKGLVLGLQDDLDEETFKQFSQLGLTHILAISGMHVAVVVGVILFILRRLRFTRETALTVTIVLIPVYVLLSGAGPSIVRAGIMSMIALLAARFGMLKDGMNILAAAALMMLVWNSYLLLSVSFQLSFLVTAGLMVYVPLMNPLLCRLPRWLSSTVSVTLVAQLVSFPLTVYYFNQFSLLSFAANLLFVPFITFLVLPLGTAALLLVCFWQAGAGVLAHAVELMNDATFSAVGWMNGFSGGVLIWSSPSLLWICSYYGLLYGILYAMKRRAEARLAPQVMEDETKPLTELDQLQDSRGRSVRDAGIWSGAGGNLQPNPFQMPESMRWSGPSALLCAVGLALLLYRGYHSEQLGGAGAVSYLDVGQGDSILITTPGGAHILVDGGGTVSFGKRKRGASAAVRLRLEPKSCCRC from the coding sequence ATGAAAAAAAGACCGTTGTTAAGCTTTACGGTGTGCTGGGTCATCGGAAGTGCGGCAGGCTGTCTGTTCTCTGGATATAAGCTGCTGATTTATTCAGCGGGTTGTCTGCTGCTGCTTGCAATCTGTGCTGTCAGCGGGAGAAGCGGCTGGAAAATCTCAGTTATGCTGGGGCTGTCACTCGTTGCTGCCACCCTGTATTGGGAATGGAACGAAGGAAGAAATGTCAGCCTGCTCCCGTTGGCATTCGGGCAATCCACGGCTGAGCTGAACGAATCTTATGTAACTGCAGAAGGGCAAATTGTCTCTCCCGTGGAACGGGATGGGGACCGGGTGGATTTTACTGTGAAGCTGTCGCGGATGGGGCTGGACCGGAAAAAAGTTGAAGGCGAGCTCATCGCTGTACAAATCACGCTCCAGGCTGAGTCGGAAATCGCTGTTGCCGCCGGATGGAAGAGGGGAGACCGGGTGGCCGTCCAGGGAGAACTGAAGCAGCCGGGGGAAGCGCGAAACTTCGGCGGGTTTGATTACCGCGCATATCTGCTGACGCAGAGAATTCACTGGCTGCTCAAGGGGGAGGGGACGGCAAGCGTACAGGCTGTTCCGCCGGATTCCTGGGGTCTCTCCAGCATTCTGCGCTGGAATGATGACGTGCGGGCCGCGCTTGGAGCCGGGATGGACCGTCTGTTTCATGAGCCGCATGCGGGGTACATGAAGGGGCTTGTCCTTGGCTTGCAGGACGATCTGGATGAAGAAACGTTCAAGCAGTTCTCGCAGCTGGGGCTGACGCATATACTGGCGATCTCGGGAATGCATGTGGCAGTGGTGGTCGGAGTGATTTTATTTATCCTAAGGAGATTACGTTTCACCAGAGAAACAGCACTGACTGTGACGATAGTATTGATACCTGTATATGTGCTGCTGTCCGGTGCCGGGCCGTCCATTGTGCGGGCAGGAATTATGAGCATGATTGCCCTGCTCGCTGCACGGTTTGGCATGCTGAAGGACGGAATGAATATTCTCGCGGCCGCAGCGCTGATGATGCTGGTCTGGAATTCGTATCTGCTGCTCAGCGTAAGCTTTCAGCTGTCTTTTCTGGTGACCGCAGGACTCATGGTGTATGTTCCCCTGATGAACCCGCTGCTGTGTAGGCTGCCCCGCTGGCTGAGCAGCACGGTTTCAGTCACACTGGTGGCACAGCTTGTGTCTTTTCCGCTGACCGTCTACTATTTCAACCAGTTTTCCTTGCTTTCCTTCGCCGCCAATCTGCTGTTTGTGCCCTTTATTACCTTTCTGGTACTGCCGCTCGGGACGGCAGCCCTGCTGCTTGTCTGCTTCTGGCAGGCTGGTGCAGGTGTGCTTGCACATGCTGTGGAACTGATGAATGATGCCACATTTAGCGCGGTGGGGTGGATGAACGGGTTTTCGGGCGGTGTGCTGATCTGGAGTTCACCCTCCTTGCTGTGGATCTGCAGCTATTATGGCCTGCTCTATGGAATTCTCTATGCCATGAAGCGGCGTGCCGAGGCCCGGCTGGCCCCGCAGGTCATGGAGGATGAGACCAAACCGTTGACGGAGCTGGATCAACTTCAAGACAGCAGAGGAAGAAGTGTACGGGATGCTGGGATATGGAGCGGAGCCGGAGGAAACCTGCAGCCTAACCCCTTCCAGATGCCAGAGTCCATGCGCTGGAGCGGGCCGTCAGCTCTCTTATGTGCAGTTGGATTAGCACTGCTGCTGTACAGGGGGTATCACTCGGAGCAGCTTGGAGGTGCCGGAGCCGTCAGCTACCTGGATGTGGGGCAGGGTGACAGTATTCTGATTACCACCCCCGGCGGAGCCCATATTCTGGTTGATGGCGGCGGCACGGTCAGCTTTGGCAAAAGGAAGCGTGGCGCGTCCGCCGCAGTCCGTTTGAGGTTGGAGCCAAAATCCTGCTGCCGCTGCTGA
- a CDS encoding deoxycytidylate deaminase: MTVAYRKNWDTYFMDIACMVSTRSRCPRRHVGAVLVQGKKLLGTAYNGAPMGVPDCSEAGCMVSEQYERELVNGVETMVKKQRCIRTIHAEQNLLLFTDRSDREGSTVYVTDEPCWTCANMLANSGIVEIVYLRPYRKDMEKVEAMLASKGIIFRQLENYEPPKETMITVSE, encoded by the coding sequence ATGACTGTAGCCTACCGCAAGAATTGGGATACTTATTTCATGGATATTGCCTGCATGGTCTCCACACGCTCGCGCTGCCCCCGCCGGCATGTCGGCGCGGTCCTCGTACAGGGCAAGAAGCTGTTGGGTACGGCGTATAATGGAGCACCTATGGGTGTGCCGGATTGTTCCGAGGCGGGATGTATGGTTTCGGAGCAGTATGAACGCGAACTCGTTAACGGTGTGGAGACGATGGTGAAGAAGCAGCGCTGCATCCGCACCATTCACGCTGAGCAGAACCTGCTGCTGTTCACGGACCGGAGCGACCGGGAGGGCAGCACCGTCTATGTCACCGATGAACCCTGCTGGACCTGCGCCAATATGCTGGCCAACAGCGGGATTGTCGAGATCGTCTATCTGCGTCCTTACCGCAAGGACATGGAGAAGGTGGAAGCTATGCTGGCCTCCAAAGGCATTATTTTCCGTCAGTTGGAAAACTATGAACCGCCGAAGGAAACGATGATCACCGTATCGGAATAG
- a CDS encoding ComEA family DNA-binding protein → MNVKKITSMMAAALLGGGLIWAAGREEDNGIAGWESMNVSMAQALGVADKPNTTVAAGAEGGEARNTKEAAVDKEADVDKEAAVDKGAAVGGGETGSGLKGTPDTAEAGSAGDMVNGSIAGAAGGGGAAATAAGNASSPIAEARDAAGTVSSSAVSTSAASTSTASNSTTSTGQASTDGRINVNTADAAALMDLPGIGGKKAQAIIDYRSSKGAFHSLSDLGEVKGIGPKMLEKLEPLVSF, encoded by the coding sequence ATGAATGTAAAAAAGATAACTTCTATGATGGCTGCTGCACTGCTTGGCGGTGGATTGATCTGGGCGGCCGGCCGGGAAGAGGATAACGGCATTGCTGGCTGGGAGTCAATGAACGTCAGTATGGCCCAGGCGCTGGGGGTGGCGGACAAGCCAAATACAACAGTAGCCGCCGGGGCTGAAGGGGGAGAGGCAAGGAACACGAAGGAAGCTGCCGTGGACAAGGAAGCTGATGTGGACAAGGAAGCTGCCGTGGACAAGGGGGCTGCAGTTGGCGGAGGGGAGACGGGCTCCGGTTTGAAAGGAACACCCGATACAGCGGAGGCGGGGTCTGCGGGCGATATGGTGAACGGAAGTATAGCTGGAGCCGCTGGGGGCGGCGGCGCAGCGGCAACCGCAGCAGGGAATGCGTCGTCACCCATAGCGGAGGCCAGAGATGCAGCTGGGACCGTCTCCAGCAGTGCGGTTTCCACTAGCGCAGCTTCCACCAGCACAGCTTCCAATAGCACGACTTCTACCGGCCAGGCTTCTACTGACGGCAGAATCAACGTCAACACTGCGGATGCTGCAGCGCTGATGGATCTCCCTGGCATTGGCGGGAAGAAAGCGCAGGCGATAATAGATTACCGCAGCAGCAAAGGGGCTTTTCACAGCTTGTCGGATTTGGGTGAGGTGAAGGGGATCGGGCCGAAAATGCTGGAGAAGCTGGAGCCGCTGGTTAGTTTTTAA
- the comER gene encoding late competence protein ComER — protein MKVGFIGTGSMGSLLIDAFLSSGALEPCDVLASNRSPNRLLQLQQRHPGISIGSNQETAQGSDIVFICVKPLEFKTLTDEISSSLRSEQIVVSITSPVMLHHLESALPSKIAKVIPSITHRVKSGTSLCIFGSRLNTKDRLMLQRLLSFIGVPIEIQEMHTRIASDFSSCGPAFISFFLERWIEAAVEATGIDEELITRLAGEMLLGTGKLLTEGEFSPQELQERVAVPGGITAEALSHLRTSLEGVFERLILTTHDKYDEDVEKLDALYGRGGIIQAPLDR, from the coding sequence ATGAAGGTGGGATTTATCGGAACAGGCAGCATGGGCAGTCTGCTCATTGACGCCTTTCTGTCTTCGGGTGCGCTTGAGCCATGTGATGTGCTGGCCAGCAACCGCAGCCCGAACAGGCTTCTGCAGCTTCAACAGCGCCATCCTGGCATCTCCATCGGCAGCAACCAAGAGACTGCACAAGGAAGCGATATTGTCTTCATCTGTGTAAAACCGCTGGAATTCAAAACTCTTACGGATGAAATCTCATCTTCTTTACGCAGCGAGCAGATTGTCGTGTCTATCACCAGCCCAGTAATGCTCCACCATCTGGAATCCGCTCTGCCATCCAAAATAGCCAAAGTCATTCCCAGTATCACCCACCGTGTCAAAAGCGGGACTTCGCTTTGCATATTTGGCAGCAGGCTTAATACAAAAGACAGGCTCATGCTGCAGCGGCTGCTGTCTTTTATAGGCGTGCCAATAGAAATTCAGGAGATGCATACCCGGATTGCCTCTGATTTCTCCAGCTGCGGTCCCGCATTCATCAGTTTTTTTCTTGAGCGGTGGATTGAAGCCGCAGTAGAAGCTACGGGCATTGATGAAGAGCTGATCACCCGGCTGGCGGGAGAGATGCTGCTCGGCACAGGCAAGCTGCTGACGGAAGGCGAATTCTCTCCGCAGGAGCTGCAGGAGAGGGTCGCCGTGCCCGGCGGCATTACAGCGGAAGCGCTGAGCCATCTCCGTACCAGTCTGGAGGGGGTTTTTGAACGGCTGATCCTCACAACACATGATAAATATGATGAGGATGTCGAAAAGCTGGACGCATTATATGGCCGTGGCGGCATCATTCAGGCTCCGCTGGACCGCTAA
- the leuS gene encoding leucine--tRNA ligase has translation MSDNNTANTAPGYRAQTIEPKWQKFWDENKTFKTGEDAGKPKFYALDMFPYPSGAGLHVGHPEGYTATDIVSRYKRMRGYNVLHPMGWDAFGLPAEQYAMDTGQHPREITFKNIDNFRRQIKSLGFSYDWDREISTTDPEYYKWTQWIFIQLYNRGLAYVAEVSVNWCEALGTVLANEEVIDGKSERGGHPVVRRPMRQWILKITEYAERLLEDLEELDWEESIKDMQRNWIGKSTGAEVIFAIAGHDASLEVFTTRPDTLFGASYCVLAPEHKLVDLITTEEQKAAVAEYRDKASRKSDLERTDLAKEKSGVFTGAYAVNPVNGAQVPIWIADYVLAGYGTGAIMAVPGHDSRDWEFAKQFGLNILEVVQGGNVEEEAYSGDGPHVNSGFLNGLDNKEAIAKMIAWLEEKGSGKGKVTYRLRDWLFSRQRYWGEPIPILHLEDGTMKTVPVDQLPLLLPEVDSIRPSGTGESPLANVTEWVETIDPETGMKARRETNTMPQWAGSCWYYLRYIDPRNDKELCSPEKQKEWLPVDLYIGGAEHAVLHLLYARFWHKVLYDIGVVDTKEPFHKLVNQGMILGNNNEKMSKSRGNVINPDEIVEAYGADTLRVYEMFMGPLEATKPWNEKGVEGIHRFLSRVWRLFVNEDGSISAKITQGGGTDEFKRTWHKTLKKVTEDFEQLRFNTAISQLMIFINDAYKQETLSTEAAEHFVQMLSPLAPHIAEELWQLLGHEGSISYVAWPAYDEAWTVDAEVEIVVQVNGKIVQRALIPQDMGQEDMQNHALSLPNVKTAVEGKTVRKIIAVPGKLVNIVVG, from the coding sequence ATGAGCGACAACAACACAGCAAACACAGCCCCAGGCTACCGTGCCCAAACTATCGAGCCTAAATGGCAGAAGTTCTGGGATGAGAACAAGACTTTTAAGACAGGTGAAGATGCAGGCAAACCGAAATTCTACGCACTGGATATGTTCCCGTATCCATCAGGCGCAGGGCTGCATGTAGGACACCCGGAAGGCTACACGGCGACGGATATCGTCTCCCGCTACAAGAGGATGCGCGGCTACAACGTGCTGCACCCGATGGGCTGGGATGCCTTCGGACTTCCGGCTGAGCAATATGCGATGGATACCGGGCAGCATCCGCGCGAGATTACATTTAAGAACATCGATAATTTCCGCCGCCAGATCAAATCGCTGGGCTTCTCCTATGACTGGGACCGCGAGATCAGCACAACCGATCCGGAGTACTACAAATGGACACAGTGGATTTTTATTCAGCTGTATAACCGCGGACTGGCCTATGTGGCAGAGGTGTCGGTCAATTGGTGTGAGGCCCTGGGGACAGTGCTGGCAAATGAAGAGGTTATCGACGGCAAAAGCGAGCGCGGCGGCCATCCCGTGGTCCGCAGACCGATGCGCCAGTGGATTCTGAAAATTACAGAATACGCGGAACGCCTCCTGGAGGATCTGGAAGAGCTGGACTGGGAAGAAAGCATTAAGGATATGCAGCGCAATTGGATCGGCAAGTCAACCGGCGCTGAAGTAATCTTCGCCATTGCAGGCCATGATGCCAGCCTGGAGGTATTCACCACCCGCCCGGACACCTTGTTCGGCGCAAGCTACTGTGTGCTGGCACCCGAGCATAAGCTGGTAGATCTCATCACTACAGAAGAGCAGAAGGCGGCAGTCGCGGAATACCGCGATAAGGCTTCACGCAAAAGTGACCTTGAGCGTACGGATCTGGCCAAGGAAAAATCCGGTGTCTTCACGGGTGCCTACGCGGTTAATCCGGTAAACGGCGCCCAGGTGCCGATCTGGATCGCGGATTACGTGCTTGCCGGTTATGGAACGGGAGCCATTATGGCGGTGCCGGGACATGATTCCCGCGACTGGGAATTCGCCAAGCAGTTTGGCCTGAATATTCTTGAAGTGGTACAGGGCGGCAATGTTGAGGAAGAAGCTTACAGCGGCGACGGTCCGCATGTGAATTCCGGCTTCCTGAATGGCCTGGATAACAAAGAGGCCATTGCGAAGATGATCGCCTGGCTTGAAGAAAAGGGCAGCGGCAAAGGGAAAGTAACCTACCGCCTGCGCGACTGGCTGTTCAGCCGCCAGCGCTATTGGGGCGAGCCGATTCCGATTCTGCACCTGGAAGACGGCACGATGAAGACAGTCCCTGTAGATCAGCTCCCGCTGCTGCTGCCGGAAGTAGATTCGATCCGGCCTTCAGGCACGGGAGAATCCCCGCTGGCCAATGTGACGGAGTGGGTTGAAACGATTGATCCGGAGACCGGCATGAAAGCCCGCCGCGAGACGAACACCATGCCGCAATGGGCCGGCAGCTGCTGGTATTACCTGCGTTATATTGATCCCCGCAACGACAAGGAGCTGTGTTCGCCGGAGAAGCAGAAGGAATGGCTGCCCGTTGACCTGTATATCGGCGGAGCTGAGCATGCGGTATTGCATTTGCTCTATGCCCGTTTTTGGCACAAGGTGCTGTATGATATCGGTGTTGTGGATACGAAGGAGCCGTTCCACAAGCTGGTGAACCAGGGCATGATCCTGGGCAATAACAATGAAAAGATGAGTAAATCGCGCGGCAATGTCATCAATCCGGACGAAATTGTGGAAGCTTATGGCGCGGATACGCTGCGTGTCTATGAGATGTTCATGGGGCCATTGGAAGCAACAAAGCCATGGAATGAAAAAGGCGTCGAAGGCATCCACCGCTTCCTCTCCCGCGTATGGCGTCTGTTCGTGAATGAGGACGGCAGCATCAGCGCGAAGATTACCCAAGGCGGCGGCACCGACGAGTTCAAACGGACCTGGCACAAGACGCTCAAGAAGGTTACTGAGGATTTCGAGCAGCTGCGCTTCAATACGGCGATCAGCCAGCTGATGATCTTCATCAATGATGCCTATAAGCAGGAGACCTTGTCCACCGAAGCGGCAGAGCATTTCGTGCAGATGCTGTCGCCGCTTGCACCGCATATTGCGGAGGAACTGTGGCAGCTGCTGGGACATGAAGGCAGTATCAGCTATGTGGCTTGGCCGGCTTATGATGAAGCCTGGACAGTGGATGCTGAAGTGGAAATTGTTGTTCAGGTGAATGGAAAAATCGTGCAGCGCGCGCTGATCCCGCAGGACATGGGTCAGGAGGATATGCAGAACCATGCGCTGTCGCTTCCGAATGTGAAGACAGCCGTAGAGGGCAAAACCGTACGCAAAATCATTGCGGTTCCCGGCAAGCTGGTCAATATTGTAGTGGGTTAA
- a CDS encoding AraC family transcriptional regulator, with protein sequence MRKDVIERVREAGRILQQRMEQPPSLLELSGLAGISDSKLKFGFRELYGTTVFSFYFTCIT encoded by the coding sequence TTGCGCAAGGACGTTATTGAGCGGGTGCGCGAGGCAGGCAGGATTCTGCAGCAGCGGATGGAGCAGCCCCCTTCTCTGCTGGAATTGTCCGGGCTGGCCGGAATCAGCGATTCCAAACTCAAATTCGGCTTCAGAGAACTGTACGGTACTACAGTCTTTTCTTTTTATTTCACCTGTATTACATAA
- a CDS encoding AI-2E family transporter, translating into MEEWSHSKWFRWMIGVLLALIILYFVWLLRPMLQGVFQFLKAILAPFLAAMIISYVLNPVVSMLAGRKMPRSVAVLLIYAVFLTSLAVILINLIPMFIEQLEELNEHLPEITLHAQGLMRNMNTRLIPPGVEMGMNNWFFKLESRLAGGISHFLDNIGSTIGVLFDAFIVPFLVFYILKDFDVFERTVVSCLPRSRRKSIVKMLRDIDDALGNYIRGQFLVCIIIGVLAYIGYAIIGMPYALLFACVVAVFNIVPYMGPFLGAAPAIVMASTLSLRLVLLVAVVNTLCQMLESNVISPQVVGRRLHLHPLLIIFALLVGGEVAGMIGLILAVPVFAAGKVVIQHIMAYYIKRKPV; encoded by the coding sequence ATGGAGGAGTGGTCCCACAGTAAATGGTTCCGCTGGATGATCGGAGTCCTGCTCGCCCTGATCATTTTATATTTTGTATGGCTGCTCCGTCCAATGCTGCAGGGAGTCTTCCAGTTTCTAAAAGCCATCCTTGCGCCGTTTCTGGCAGCTATGATCATTTCATATGTGCTGAACCCGGTAGTCAGTATGCTTGCCGGACGCAAAATGCCGCGCAGTGTGGCCGTGCTGCTGATCTATGCTGTATTTCTGACCTCGCTGGCGGTTATCCTCATCAATCTGATTCCCATGTTCATCGAGCAGCTTGAAGAATTGAACGAGCATTTGCCGGAAATAACGCTGCATGCGCAGGGCCTGATGCGGAACATGAATACCAGGCTGATTCCGCCGGGAGTCGAGATGGGTATGAACAACTGGTTCTTTAAGCTGGAAAGCCGTCTGGCCGGCGGCATCTCCCATTTTCTCGATAACATTGGTTCGACTATTGGCGTGCTGTTTGACGCCTTTATCGTGCCTTTTCTGGTGTTCTACATTTTGAAGGATTTTGATGTCTTCGAACGGACCGTGGTCTCCTGTCTGCCGCGCTCGCGCCGGAAATCGATTGTCAAGATGCTGAGGGATATCGATGACGCGCTTGGTAACTATATCCGCGGACAATTTCTGGTCTGCATCATCATCGGGGTGCTGGCCTATATCGGCTATGCGATCATCGGTATGCCCTATGCGCTGCTGTTCGCCTGTGTGGTGGCGGTGTTCAATATCGTTCCGTATATGGGACCGTTTCTGGGGGCGGCGCCCGCGATTGTGATGGCTTCCACCCTATCGCTGCGCCTGGTGCTGCTGGTTGCCGTCGTAAACACCCTGTGCCAGATGCTGGAGAGCAATGTCATATCGCCGCAGGTGGTGGGCCGCAGGCTGCATCTGCATCCGCTGCTGATTATTTTTGCGCTGCTGGTGGGTGGGGAGGTGGCCGGAATGATTGGCCTGATTCTGGCGGTGCCGGTTTTTGCGGCCGGAAAAGTCGTAATTCAGCACATAATGGCTTATTATATTAAGCGAAAGCCGGTTTAG
- a CDS encoding S-layer homology domain-containing protein, translating to MDRFPGSAASAGGTPAAGTAAFADMNGHWAAPAVDRLAATGILQGDGQGQFGPGSLPRRNGSHTEPGFSAGGCLADGAGRAGGRDSGQE from the coding sequence ATGGACAGGTTTCCCGGATCAGCCGCAAGCGCAGGCGGCACTCCTGCAGCCGGAACGGCAGCGTTTGCCGATATGAACGGGCATTGGGCTGCGCCGGCGGTGGACAGGCTGGCAGCCACCGGGATTTTGCAAGGCGACGGCCAGGGACAATTTGGGCCGGGCAGTCTCCCGCGCAGAAATGGCAGTCATACTGAGCCGGGCTTTTCGGCTGGAGGCTGCCTCGCAGACGGTGCTGGCCGCGCAGGCGGACGGGACAGCGGTCAGGAATAG
- a CDS encoding PRC-barrel domain-containing protein → MKLQEMIGLAVYEVEEGNEIGKIVDILLDSNWNITGIELESKAFFSSHVKVVAWEDIVAYGEDAVMIRSKESIVKADTDHIPYTFLLGKKKLKDLQVLTASGTILGRVSDVYFDQKLGNTIVALEISDGLVTDLIEGRKWLPCSEGMSIGENSVLVPAMSEERLQKAINIVNG, encoded by the coding sequence ATGAAACTTCAAGAAATGATCGGCTTGGCTGTATACGAGGTTGAAGAAGGTAACGAAATCGGCAAAATTGTCGACATATTACTGGATTCAAATTGGAATATTACGGGTATTGAACTGGAAAGCAAAGCTTTTTTCTCCAGTCATGTGAAAGTTGTGGCATGGGAAGATATTGTCGCTTACGGCGAGGATGCTGTCATGATCCGCAGTAAAGAGTCGATTGTCAAGGCCGATACTGACCATATACCCTATACATTCCTTCTGGGAAAAAAGAAATTGAAGGATCTTCAGGTGCTTACGGCATCCGGAACGATTCTTGGCCGGGTATCCGATGTTTATTTTGACCAGAAGTTGGGAAACACAATAGTAGCGCTGGAAATCAGTGACGGGCTAGTAACTGATTTGATCGAAGGCCGCAAATGGCTGCCTTGTTCTGAAGGAATGTCCATTGGGGAGAATTCGGTGCTGGTTCCCGCGATGAGCGAAGAACGGCTTCAAAAAGCCATTAATATTGTTAACGGATAG